One Sphingomonas limnosediminicola DNA segment encodes these proteins:
- a CDS encoding thioesterase family protein: MFRHQVAIEPADIDHMGHVNNSVYLKWVQEAVIDYWRTVAPPDAVARHLWVALKHEISYRRPTFLQDNVVAEVIADKVEGARAYFTTVVRRGQDVLSEVKSCWCCLDAVTQRPARLAREITSRFLPPEV, encoded by the coding sequence ATGTTCCGCCATCAAGTTGCGATCGAACCGGCCGACATCGACCACATGGGTCATGTGAACAATAGCGTGTACCTGAAATGGGTGCAGGAGGCGGTCATCGACTATTGGCGCACCGTCGCCCCGCCCGACGCAGTTGCGCGCCACCTGTGGGTCGCGCTCAAGCATGAGATTTCCTACCGGCGCCCGACCTTCCTCCAGGACAATGTCGTCGCCGAGGTCATCGCCGATAAGGTCGAAGGCGCTCGCGCCTATTTCACGACCGTCGTCCGCCGTGGGCAGGACGTGCTCAGCGAAGTGAAAAGCTGCTGGTGCTGCCTCGACGCGGTCACCCAGCGCCCCGCGAGGCTCGCGCGCGAAATCACCAGCAGGTTCCTGCCGCCGGAGGTTTAG
- a CDS encoding phosphocholine cytidylyltransferase family protein, with the protein MKAIILSAGQGSRLGHMVDDRPKCLIDFNGRSLLDRQLETLEANGVHEAVVVTGFHDELVNEAITRRSGGPAVRTIFNPFFKVADNTGSLFMAREELTGDCLVWNGDTLVSRALMRRVVENDRAGICVTVDRKPSYDDDDMKVIRDESGRLRAIGKRISDGVNAESIGLLAFRNGGAECFRGAIERAMRTSEGTTIWYLRVIHHLAQNSEVWTLDINGEEWGEVDFPPDVEAARELTAKWDAAEKAAAA; encoded by the coding sequence ATGAAAGCCATCATCCTTTCCGCAGGGCAGGGGTCACGCCTCGGCCACATGGTCGACGACCGGCCCAAGTGCCTGATCGACTTCAACGGGCGCAGCTTGCTCGACCGCCAGCTCGAAACGCTGGAGGCGAATGGAGTCCACGAGGCTGTGGTCGTCACGGGTTTCCATGATGAGCTGGTCAACGAGGCGATCACCCGGCGGAGCGGCGGGCCGGCCGTGCGGACGATCTTCAATCCGTTCTTCAAGGTCGCCGACAATACCGGCTCCCTGTTCATGGCTCGCGAGGAGCTGACGGGCGATTGCCTGGTGTGGAATGGCGACACGCTGGTTTCCCGCGCCTTGATGCGGCGAGTGGTGGAAAACGATCGGGCGGGCATCTGCGTCACGGTCGACCGCAAGCCGTCCTACGACGACGACGACATGAAGGTCATCCGCGACGAAAGCGGCCGCCTGCGGGCCATCGGCAAGCGCATCAGCGATGGCGTCAACGCGGAATCGATCGGTTTGCTCGCCTTTCGCAACGGAGGTGCCGAGTGCTTCCGCGGCGCGATCGAGCGCGCGATGCGGACCAGCGAGGGCACGACCATCTGGTACCTGCGGGTCATCCACCATCTCGCCCAGAACAGCGAGGTGTGGACGCTGGACATCAATGGCGAGGAATGGGGCGAGGTCGACTTCCCGCCCGACGTCGAGGCGGCGCGCGAGCTTACAGCGAAGTGGGATGCGGCGGAGAAAGCCGCCGCTGCTTAG
- a CDS encoding DUF5694 domain-containing protein — translation MPASLIALAAAQTFAAGPPAFDPRQHKNEIVGKPAQVLVLGTPHLSQLPEKLDPKLLEPLLARLARFKPDVITIEAPSGEECDTMQRFKAQHGTSWDDYCWPTDDIEKATGLSVPAATTEVEKTLASWPAQPTAAQRRRLAMLFIAANERSAAAVQWLRLPEAERKAGDGLTQTMVELLERKGKPPNENIAIGATLAARLGLERVRQTDDHLADGPDSGDDYAKAIQAAWRAKPVPPVQQEYKRREAHIPDSAALLDLYRFLNEPKTQRESIAADMGRNAKWPSDKLYGRQYLSWWENRNLRMAANIRAAFATKPEARVLVIVGSTHKGYLDAYLDMMQDVRIVDAMQFLR, via the coding sequence ATGCCCGCTTCACTGATCGCGCTTGCCGCAGCCCAGACCTTCGCCGCTGGACCGCCGGCCTTCGACCCGCGCCAGCACAAGAATGAGATTGTCGGCAAGCCTGCGCAGGTGCTGGTGCTCGGCACGCCCCACCTCTCCCAGCTGCCGGAAAAACTCGACCCAAAGCTGCTCGAGCCGCTGCTTGCCCGCCTCGCGCGCTTCAAGCCCGACGTCATCACCATCGAGGCGCCTTCGGGCGAGGAATGCGACACTATGCAGCGCTTCAAGGCGCAGCACGGCACCTCTTGGGACGATTATTGCTGGCCGACGGACGATATCGAAAAGGCGACCGGCCTTTCCGTCCCCGCCGCGACCACGGAGGTGGAGAAGACGCTCGCTTCATGGCCGGCGCAGCCAACCGCCGCGCAACGCCGGCGCCTCGCCATGCTCTTTATCGCCGCCAACGAGCGGTCCGCCGCCGCAGTCCAGTGGCTGCGCCTCCCCGAGGCAGAGCGGAAAGCCGGCGACGGGCTCACCCAGACCATGGTCGAGCTCCTCGAACGCAAGGGCAAACCGCCCAACGAGAATATCGCGATCGGCGCCACCCTCGCCGCTCGCCTTGGGCTCGAGCGCGTGCGGCAGACCGACGACCATCTCGCCGACGGACCCGACTCCGGCGACGACTACGCCAAGGCGATCCAGGCCGCGTGGCGCGCCAAGCCCGTTCCGCCCGTCCAGCAGGAATACAAGCGACGGGAGGCGCATATTCCGGATTCCGCGGCACTTCTCGATCTCTACCGCTTCCTCAATGAGCCGAAGACGCAGCGCGAAAGCATCGCCGCCGACATGGGCCGCAATGCGAAATGGCCGTCTGACAAGCTCTACGGACGGCAGTACCTGTCGTGGTGGGAGAACCGGAACCTACGCATGGCCGCCAACATCCGCGCCGCCTTCGCCACCAAGCCCGAAGCCCGCGTGCTCGTCATCGTCGGGTCGACCCACAAGGGCTATCTCGATGCCTATCTCGACATGATGCAGGACGTCCGCATCGTCGACGCGATGCAATTCCTGCGTTGA
- a CDS encoding P-II family nitrogen regulator: MKKIEAIIKPFKLDDVKDALHEVGVSGLTVVEVKGFGRQKGHTELYRGAEYVIDFLPKVKVEVVVEDGLVENVIEAIENAARTGRIGDGKIFVLDVHQAIRIRTGDRGADAI; encoded by the coding sequence GTGAAGAAGATCGAAGCGATCATCAAGCCGTTCAAGCTGGACGACGTCAAGGACGCGCTGCACGAGGTCGGCGTCTCCGGCCTCACCGTGGTCGAGGTCAAGGGCTTCGGGCGGCAGAAAGGCCATACCGAGCTTTATCGCGGCGCCGAATATGTCATCGACTTCCTTCCCAAGGTGAAGGTCGAGGTCGTGGTTGAGGACGGCCTGGTCGAAAACGTGATCGAGGCCATCGAGAACGCGGCCCGCACCGGGCGCATTGGCGACGGCAAGATCTTCGTTCTGGACGTGCATCAGGCGATCCGGATCCGCACCGGCGACCGCGGAGCCGACGCGATCTAG
- a CDS encoding GNAT family N-acetyltransferase: MSYSPVADVELAAVVTFLEMYERPDSAVPSSSLSLDRIYAPDPARYRELFRLVGSPWLWFSRLIMDDAQLAAIIQHPQVELYVVRDSERRDAGMIELDFREAGQCELAFIGLIPELSGKGHSRWLLGEAVSRAWRDGVKRIHVHTCSLDHPAALAAYRRAGFTPFKRAVEQFPDPRLLGFLPMDCAPQIPVLGTLASTSARPAS, translated from the coding sequence GTGAGCTATTCGCCCGTCGCCGACGTAGAGCTGGCGGCAGTCGTCACCTTCCTGGAGATGTACGAGCGTCCGGATTCAGCGGTGCCGTCATCCAGCCTGTCCCTCGATCGCATCTATGCGCCGGATCCCGCTCGATATCGCGAACTTTTCCGCCTCGTCGGATCGCCTTGGCTCTGGTTCTCCCGCCTGATCATGGATGATGCTCAACTCGCCGCCATCATCCAGCACCCCCAAGTGGAGCTTTACGTCGTCAGAGACTCCGAACGCCGCGACGCCGGCATGATTGAACTCGACTTCCGCGAGGCCGGCCAGTGCGAACTAGCCTTCATCGGCCTGATTCCCGAGCTATCCGGCAAGGGCCATAGCCGTTGGCTGCTTGGCGAGGCCGTGAGCCGCGCCTGGCGTGACGGCGTGAAGCGCATCCACGTCCACACCTGCTCGCTCGATCACCCGGCCGCCCTCGCCGCCTATCGCCGAGCCGGCTTTACGCCGTTCAAGCGGGCGGTCGAGCAATTCCCCGATCCGCGCCTGCTCGGCTTCCTGCCGATGGATTGCGCCCCTCAGATCCCGGTGCTGGGGACGCTCGCTTCGACTTCCGCGCGCCCGGCAAGCTGA
- the map gene encoding type I methionyl aminopeptidase, translating into MTEYITVSAEDRAESRNGVIKLHGPDAFEGMRKAGRLAAEILDALAPHVVPGASTQEIDEIVHRMTLDGGGTPATLGYRGYTKSCCISINHVVCHGIPSDKALKDGDIVNIDVTPIVDGWHGDTSRMFLVGDVGIKARKLVDITYECLMLGLEQAKPGNHLGDIANAIQRHAEGQRYSVVRDFCGHGVGRLFHDSPEVIHAGRPGSGPELKPGMIFTVEPMINIGRADVKVLDDGWTAVTRDRSLSAQFEHSIGITDSGCEIFTKSLAGRDKPPY; encoded by the coding sequence ATGACCGAGTACATCACCGTCTCTGCGGAAGACCGCGCCGAGTCACGCAACGGCGTGATCAAACTTCACGGGCCCGACGCGTTCGAAGGCATGCGCAAGGCCGGGCGGCTCGCGGCAGAGATCCTCGATGCGCTTGCGCCGCACGTCGTCCCCGGCGCGTCCACACAGGAAATCGACGAGATCGTCCATCGCATGACGCTGGACGGCGGCGGGACCCCGGCGACCCTCGGCTATCGCGGTTACACCAAGAGCTGCTGCATCTCGATCAATCACGTCGTCTGCCACGGCATCCCGAGCGACAAGGCGCTGAAGGACGGCGACATCGTCAACATCGACGTCACGCCGATCGTCGACGGCTGGCATGGCGACACCAGCCGCATGTTCCTGGTCGGCGATGTCGGCATCAAGGCGCGCAAGCTGGTCGACATCACCTACGAATGCCTGATGCTCGGGCTCGAGCAGGCCAAGCCGGGCAACCACCTCGGCGATATCGCCAACGCGATCCAGCGTCATGCCGAAGGCCAGCGCTATAGCGTCGTCCGCGACTTCTGCGGGCACGGCGTCGGGCGGCTGTTCCACGACAGCCCTGAGGTCATCCATGCCGGCCGGCCCGGCTCCGGCCCCGAACTCAAGCCGGGCATGATCTTCACCGTCGAGCCGATGATCAACATCGGCCGCGCCGACGTGAAGGTGCTCGACGACGGCTGGACGGCTGTCACCCGCGACCGCTCGCTTTCCGCGCAATTCGAACATTCGATCGGCATCACCGACAGCGGCTGCGAGATCTTTACGAAGAGCCTCGCCGGCCGGGACAAGCCGCCCTACTGA
- a CDS encoding competence/damage-inducible protein A: protein MASPRTWTAALMVIGDELLSGRTQDKNVAQVAVWLNDQGIRLAEVRIVPDDSARIGDTVNELRAAHDYVLTTGGIGPTHDDITVDAIAAAFGVPVVVDDQARAILTEYYRDRPGGLTEARLRMARVPQGSELIPNPTSGAPGVRIENVYIMAGVPHIAASMLQALTGKLEGGRPVVSVTVGARVPESDVADLLRETEAAHPGVAIGSYPFFKDGLYGANFVIRSEDEALAKVTSDDLSQRLRNVGFEPVEGGI, encoded by the coding sequence ATGGCATCGCCACGCACCTGGACCGCCGCGCTGATGGTGATCGGCGACGAGCTTCTCTCCGGCCGGACGCAGGACAAGAATGTCGCGCAGGTCGCGGTCTGGCTGAACGATCAGGGCATCCGGCTCGCCGAGGTGCGGATCGTCCCGGACGACTCAGCGCGCATTGGCGATACCGTGAACGAGCTTCGCGCCGCGCACGACTACGTACTGACTACGGGCGGTATCGGACCCACCCACGATGACATCACGGTGGATGCGATCGCGGCGGCTTTTGGAGTCCCGGTCGTCGTCGATGACCAAGCGAGGGCGATCCTGACGGAATATTATCGCGACCGGCCGGGCGGTTTGACCGAAGCGCGGCTGCGGATGGCCCGCGTGCCGCAGGGCTCGGAGCTGATTCCCAACCCCACGTCGGGCGCACCGGGCGTCAGGATCGAGAATGTCTACATCATGGCCGGGGTGCCACACATTGCGGCAAGCATGCTGCAGGCGCTGACCGGAAAGCTGGAAGGCGGGCGGCCGGTCGTATCCGTAACTGTCGGCGCGAGAGTGCCTGAGAGCGACGTCGCCGATCTGCTCCGCGAGACGGAAGCGGCGCATCCGGGCGTGGCCATCGGCAGCTATCCGTTTTTTAAGGACGGCCTCTATGGCGCCAACTTCGTCATCCGGTCCGAGGATGAGGCGCTAGCGAAGGTGACTAGCGACGATCTGTCGCAGCGGCTTCGTAATGTCGGCTTCGAGCCGGTCGAGGGCGGGATTTAA
- a CDS encoding GNAT family N-acetyltransferase, protein MPIRPFRSSDADDLARIFFAAIHEIAKHYYSEEQVNAWAPVMPTAERFVQRGADGRLLLVAVNDSGGPLAYGDLEADGRMDHLFCRPDAAGTGVTSVLYDHIEAAGADRGLTRLFVEASEPARRFFLKKGFEVVERRDSELSGIPIPNFAMEKQIDR, encoded by the coding sequence ATGCCGATACGCCCTTTTCGTTCTTCAGATGCGGACGATCTCGCACGAATATTCTTCGCCGCAATCCATGAGATTGCTAAGCACTACTATTCCGAAGAGCAGGTGAACGCCTGGGCGCCTGTTATGCCGACCGCTGAGCGCTTCGTTCAGCGTGGAGCTGATGGACGGCTGCTACTCGTCGCTGTCAATGATTCAGGCGGGCCGCTTGCTTATGGCGACTTGGAGGCGGACGGCCGCATGGATCACCTGTTTTGTCGGCCCGATGCAGCCGGAACCGGCGTCACATCCGTTCTATACGATCATATCGAAGCGGCGGGTGCCGACCGTGGCCTCACGCGCCTGTTCGTGGAAGCCAGCGAGCCGGCCCGCCGCTTCTTCCTGAAGAAGGGTTTCGAGGTCGTCGAGCGACGCGATTCCGAACTTTCAGGCATTCCGATTCCCAACTTCGCAATGGAGAAGCAAATCGACCGCTGA
- a CDS encoding helix-turn-helix domain-containing protein: MSESREMLASMSPDELRTAMRTLGYRTQNDLAQAIGVSRSAVSLWLEGKVGVPRPVAMLLRMLVNAQRRVY; this comes from the coding sequence ATGAGCGAATCCCGTGAAATGCTTGCGTCCATGTCGCCCGACGAGCTCCGCACGGCGATGCGGACGCTCGGTTACCGCACGCAGAACGACCTCGCGCAGGCGATCGGCGTCTCACGCTCGGCCGTCAGCCTGTGGCTTGAAGGCAAGGTGGGCGTGCCACGACCGGTCGCCATGTTGCTCAGGATGCTCGTGAACGCGCAGCGGCGCGTTTACTGA
- the hemF gene encoding oxygen-dependent coproporphyrinogen oxidase: MQPLDDQQQAARDWFESLRDRICAAFEAIEREDGSDAAFVFTPWERIDHGGAPGGGGVRGQMTGKVFEKVGVNVSTVGGAFSPEFAKSIPGAEDDPSFFATGISLVAHMANPHVPAVHMNTRFLTTTKRWFGGGADLNPAIPIEEDTEAFHARLRAACAAHDPTFYPRLSKWAEEYFWIPHRNVSRGVGGIFYDHLEGHFDAHFAFTRDVGEAFLDIFPQIVRKRMDTEFTETDMERLLEFRGRYVEFNLLYDRGTLFGLKTGGNIDAILMSLPPLARWK; encoded by the coding sequence ATGCAGCCCCTCGACGACCAACAGCAAGCCGCCCGCGACTGGTTCGAGTCACTGCGCGACCGCATCTGCGCCGCGTTCGAAGCGATTGAGCGTGAGGATGGGTCGGACGCGGCCTTCGTTTTCACGCCCTGGGAGCGAATCGACCATGGTGGCGCCCCCGGGGGTGGTGGTGTGCGCGGGCAGATGACCGGCAAGGTATTCGAAAAGGTCGGGGTCAACGTCTCGACCGTCGGCGGCGCTTTCTCGCCCGAATTCGCCAAGAGCATTCCGGGCGCCGAGGACGACCCAAGCTTTTTCGCCACCGGCATCAGCCTCGTCGCGCACATGGCCAATCCGCACGTGCCCGCGGTGCACATGAACACGCGCTTCCTTACGACGACCAAGCGCTGGTTCGGTGGTGGCGCCGACCTCAACCCCGCAATCCCGATCGAGGAGGATACCGAGGCCTTCCACGCTCGCCTTCGCGCCGCCTGCGCTGCGCACGACCCGACCTTCTATCCGCGCTTGTCTAAGTGGGCGGAGGAATATTTCTGGATTCCGCACCGCAACGTCTCGCGCGGCGTCGGCGGCATCTTCTACGACCATCTGGAAGGCCATTTCGACGCGCATTTCGCGTTCACTAGGGACGTCGGCGAGGCGTTCCTCGACATCTTCCCGCAGATCGTCCGGAAGCGGATGGATACGGAATTCACCGAAACAGACATGGAACGCCTGCTCGAGTTCCGCGGCCGCTATGTCGAGTTCAACCTGCTCTACGACCGCGGAACCCTGTTCGGCCTCAAGACCGGCGGAAACATCGACGCCATCCTCATGAGTCTGCCCCCGCTCGCGAGGTGGAAGTGA